A genomic stretch from Pseudomonas alkylphenolica includes:
- a CDS encoding amino acid ABC transporter ATP-binding protein, producing MIEVRDLVKVFDTRGQVVRAVDHVSTNVAKGEVLVVLGPSGSGKSTFLRCLNGLESFDEGTVAIDGLQLADPKTDVNAYRREVGMVFQHFNLFPHMTVLENLCLAQKVVRKRGKAEREAKARALLEKVGIGQKANEYPSRLSGGQQQRVAIARALAMDPKVMLFDEPTSALDPEMVGEVLDVMKTLALEGMTMVCVTHEMGFAREVADRVLFFDHGKLLEDSPPEAFFTSPKDLRAQAFLRQVL from the coding sequence GTGATTGAAGTCCGTGATCTGGTAAAAGTCTTCGATACCCGTGGCCAGGTGGTGCGCGCGGTCGATCACGTCAGCACCAACGTGGCCAAGGGTGAAGTGCTGGTTGTACTCGGGCCGTCGGGGTCGGGAAAATCGACCTTCCTGCGCTGCCTCAACGGTCTGGAGTCGTTCGATGAAGGCACCGTGGCCATCGACGGCCTGCAACTGGCCGACCCGAAGACCGACGTCAACGCCTACCGCCGTGAAGTCGGCATGGTGTTCCAGCACTTCAACCTGTTCCCGCACATGACCGTGCTGGAGAACCTGTGCCTGGCGCAGAAGGTGGTGCGCAAGCGCGGCAAGGCCGAGCGTGAGGCCAAAGCCCGGGCGTTGCTGGAGAAGGTTGGCATTGGCCAGAAAGCCAATGAATACCCTTCGCGGCTTTCCGGTGGCCAGCAGCAGCGGGTCGCCATTGCCCGGGCCCTGGCCATGGACCCGAAGGTGATGTTGTTCGACGAGCCGACCTCGGCGCTCGACCCGGAAATGGTCGGTGAAGTGCTCGATGTCATGAAAACCCTGGCGCTGGAAGGCATGACCATGGTTTGCGTGACCCACGAAATGGGCTTTGCCCGCGAAGTGGCGGACCGGGTGCTGTTCTTCGACCATGGCAAGCTGCTGGAGGATTCGCCGCCTGAGGCGTTCTTCACCTCGCCGAAAGACCTGCGCGCCCAGGCGTTCCTGCGCCAGGTGCTGTAG
- a CDS encoding amino acid ABC transporter permease, whose product MIKHKKAQWPWHGLTALVLVGLALSLYYATSMISYEWSWNRVPQYFAYQSEVAQRASDNGTIESITPKGDMASVILRDESGAEQVFDVELASVLLSRGDDVAEGDLIGVTHHWAAGPLAWGLWTTVWISVASGVLGLVIGLFAGLCRLSNNPTLRDLSTVYVELVRGTPLLVQIFIFYFFIGTVLNLSREFAGVAALALFTGAYVAEIVRAGVQSIAKGQGEAARSLGLSAGQSMRHVVLPQAFKRVLPPLAGQFISLVKDTSLVSVIAITELTKSGREAITTSFSTFEIWFCVAGLYLLINLPLSHMASRLERRLAQSD is encoded by the coding sequence GTGATCAAACACAAGAAAGCCCAGTGGCCCTGGCACGGGCTGACCGCGCTGGTCCTGGTGGGCCTGGCGCTGAGCCTGTATTACGCGACCTCGATGATTTCCTACGAGTGGAGCTGGAACCGGGTACCGCAGTACTTCGCCTACCAGTCCGAAGTCGCCCAGCGCGCCAGTGACAATGGCACCATCGAATCGATTACCCCAAAAGGTGACATGGCAAGTGTCATCCTGCGTGACGAGAGCGGCGCCGAGCAGGTGTTCGACGTCGAACTGGCCAGTGTGCTGCTGTCCCGTGGCGACGATGTCGCCGAAGGCGACCTGATCGGCGTCACCCACCACTGGGCTGCCGGCCCGTTGGCCTGGGGCCTGTGGACCACTGTCTGGATCTCGGTGGCCTCTGGCGTGCTGGGCCTGGTGATCGGTCTGTTTGCCGGCCTCTGCCGCTTGTCGAACAACCCGACCCTACGTGACCTGTCCACGGTCTACGTCGAGTTGGTGCGCGGCACGCCACTGCTGGTACAGATCTTCATTTTCTACTTCTTCATCGGCACCGTGCTCAACCTGTCCCGCGAGTTCGCCGGGGTGGCTGCACTGGCACTGTTTACCGGCGCGTACGTGGCCGAAATCGTCCGCGCCGGTGTGCAGTCGATTGCCAAAGGGCAGGGCGAAGCCGCTCGCTCGCTGGGCTTGAGCGCTGGCCAGTCGATGCGTCACGTGGTGCTGCCGCAAGCGTTCAAGCGCGTGCTGCCGCCGCTGGCCGGGCAGTTCATCAGCCTGGTCAAGGACACCTCGCTGGTGTCGGTGATCGCCATTACCGAACTGACCAAGAGCGGGCGCGAAGCGATCACTACCTCGTTCTCGACCTTCGAGATCTGGTTCTGCGTCGCCGGTCTGTACCTGTTGATCAACCTGCCGCTGTCGCACATGGCCAGCCGGCTTGAGCGGAGGCTTGCGCAAAGTGATTGA